The following proteins are co-located in the Eublepharis macularius isolate TG4126 chromosome 5, MPM_Emac_v1.0, whole genome shotgun sequence genome:
- the NRSN2 gene encoding neurensin-2 produces MPATCDPLCGCRCGSNVEQGKWYGVHSYLHLFYEDCTSAHLDEASKPSTTTACSGWTSVLWKVTLSAGILLSLIGAAALATGFLLPPKMEGISAEEFVVLDQQAVEYNYALGICRAVGTVLCTVAGVLLVTCALSFTLARVNREGKPREAEEAEEEPRSPLLPENPPGQGSAVGTTTPLGFRPSWVQSIWPTTDVKSLQGPLRSASKAPAQTPSSGLASVR; encoded by the exons ATGCCCGCGACCTGCGACCCCTTGTGCGGCTGCCGCTGTGGCTCAAATGTGGAACAAGGCAAATGGTACGGAGTCCATTCCTACCTACACCTTTTCTATGAGGACTGTACCAGCGCTCATCTGGATGAGGCCTCTAAACCTTCAACCACCACAGCCTGCAGCGGGTGGACCTCTGTCCTCTGGAAG GTGACCCTCTCCGCTGGGATCCTGCTGTCGCTCATTGGAGCTGCTGCCCTGGCCACGGGGTTCCTCCTGCCCCCCAAGATGGAAGGAATCAGTGCAGAAGAGTTCGTGGTGCTCGACCAGCAGGCTGTGGAGTACAATTATGCCCTGGGGATTTGCCGAGCGGTGGGAACGGTCCTGTGCACCGTTGCTGGGGTGCTGCTGGTCACCTGCGCTCTGTCCTTCACTTTGGCCAGAGTGAACAGAGAAGGGAAGCCAAGAGAGGCTGAAGAGGCCGAGGAAGAGCCGCGGTCACCTTTACTGCCAGAGAATCCCCCTGGGCAAGGCAGCGCCGTTGGCACGACAACTCCCCTGGGATTCAGACCCTCCTGGGTGCAGAGCATCTGGCCAACGACAGACGTGAAATCCCTGCAGGGTCCTTTGAGGAGTGCCTCCAAAGCCCCAGCTCAaacgccttcctctggcctagcTTCAGTGCGCTAA